The DNA segment ACCCGCATCTTTGAGCGCTTCTACCGCGTGGATGAAGCTCGTTCTCGCTCGACTGGAGGCAGTGGCCTGGGGCTGTCGATTGTGAAAACCTTAGTCGAAGGTATGGGAGGCAGCATTACGGTGCGCTCCAAACTAGGGGAGGGCAGCGTCTTTACGGTCACTCTACCCAATCCCTCTGTAAAACTATGACCGCCCCTCCAGCCCACATCCTAGTGGTTGAAGATGAAGTGAAGCTGGCTCGATTTATTGAGCTCGAGCTGAGCTATGAAGGCTATCAGGTGAGTCTGGCGCACGATGGCTTCGTAGGACTGACCACAGCCCGAGATGCCAAGCCCGATTTAATTATTCTCGACTGGATGCTGCCTGGTTTGTCAGGTTTGGAAGTCTGCCGTCGCCTCCGCACCACAGGCGATAAAGTTCCAGTGGTGCTCCTCACGGCCAAGGATGAAGTTAGCGATCGCGTGGCAGGGCTGGACGCAGGAGCCGACGATTATGTCGTCAAACCGTTCAGTATTGAAGAATTGCTAGCACGAGTCCGAGCCCACCTCCGACGAGTGCAAGAAACTGAACCAGAAGTTTTACAGTTCACAGATCTCAGTCTGAATCGCCAAACTCGCGAAGTCTTCCGAGGTGATCGCGCTATTGAACTTACTGCGAAAGAATTTGATCTGCTAGATTTCCTCATGGCTCACCCGCGCCAAGTAATTACCCGCGATCGCATTTTGGAGCAGGTCTGGGGCTACGACTTCATGGGTGACTCAAACATTATTGAGGTCTACATTCGCTATCTCCGCC comes from the Trichocoleus sp. FACHB-46 genome and includes:
- a CDS encoding response regulator transcription factor, whose product is MTAPPAHILVVEDEVKLARFIELELSYEGYQVSLAHDGFVGLTTARDAKPDLIILDWMLPGLSGLEVCRRLRTTGDKVPVVLLTAKDEVSDRVAGLDAGADDYVVKPFSIEELLARVRAHLRRVQETEPEVLQFTDLSLNRQTREVFRGDRAIELTAKEFDLLDFLMAHPRQVITRDRILEQVWGYDFMGDSNIIEVYIRYLRLKLEANQEKRLIQTVRGVGYVLRD